A DNA window from Setaria viridis chromosome 2, Setaria_viridis_v4.0, whole genome shotgun sequence contains the following coding sequences:
- the LOC117845815 gene encoding exocyst complex component EXO70B1, with the protein MEASAAAKLEAAERVVMRWDSTASAASSAAGDEQAMLFDGAGDRAEAERFLRAVDDIRRLAPPQSAGCACAAVQVAMARLEDELRHVLAARALDLEIEALAGLTSLSMSGDRRNSDATEVAAAAGDDDDGGGGSVSSSVGRRSSYRSLPSIREIDLFPADAISDLHAIASRMAEAGFGRECVQVYASVRKPAVDSALRRLGVEKLSIGDVQRLEWDALEAKIRRWIRAACAAVRGVFASERRLCFHIFHDLPLCSSTATSAGTATHDAPFAEAVKGAALQLFGFAEAISIGRRSPEKLFKIIDLHDALSDLLPDISDIFAASKAAESIYVQAAEIRSRLADAVRGILSEFENAVLRDPSKTPVPGGTIHPLTRYVMNYSSLISDYKTTLSELIISRPSASSRIATEGNEAAPAFPDLDLPDPDSQLPLAAHLIWIIVVLEHNLESKASLYKDAALSHLFLMNNVHYIVHKVKDSAELRGLIGDEYLRRLTGKFRQAATSYQRTAWLKILNCLRDEGLHVSGGFSSGISKSALRERFKAFNAAFEEAHRIQSTWYVPDTQLREELRISISEKLLPAYRSFLGRFRHHIENGRHPELYIKYSVEDLEIAMADFFEGAPPSPHNRRRSHG; encoded by the coding sequence ATGGAAGCGTCCGCCGCGGCGAAGCTGGAGGCCGCGGAGAGGGTGGTGATGCGGTGGGACtccacggcgtcggcggcgtcctcggccGCCGGGGACGAGCAGGCGATGCTgttcgacggcgccggcgaccgcgcggaggcggagcggttCCTGCGGGCGGTGGACGATATCCGCCGCCTGGCGCCGCCGCAGTCGGCgggctgcgcctgcgccgccgtgcAGGTCGCGATGGCGCGCCTCGAGGACGAGCTCCGCCACGTActcgcggcgcgcgcgctcgaCCTCGAAATCGAGGCGCTCGCCGGCCTTACCTCGCTCTCCATGTCCGGCGACCGGAGGAACTCCGACGCcacggaggtggcggcggcggcgggggacgacgacgacggtggcggcggttcCGTGTCGTCCTCCGTCGGCCGCCGCAGCAGCTACCGCTCCCTGCCGAGCATCCGCGAGATCGACCTGTTCCCCGCGGACGCCATCTCCGACCTCCACGCCATCGCCTCCCGCATGGCCGAGGCGGGGTTCGGCCGCGAGTGCGTCCAGGTGTACGCCTCCGTCCGCAAGCCGGCCGTCGactccgccctccgccgcctcggcgtTGAGAAGCTCAGCATCGGAGACGTCCAGCGGCTCGAGTGGGACGCGCTCGAGGCCAAGATCCGCCGCTGGATccgcgccgcctgcgccgccgtccgcggcgtCTTCGCCAGCGAGCGCCGCCTCTGCTTCCACATCTTCCACGACCTCCCGCTCTGCAGttccaccgccacctccgcggGTACAGCCACCCACGACGCGCCTTTCGCCGAGGCCGTCAAAGGCGCGGCGCTGCAGCTCTTCGGCTTCGCCGAGGCCATCAGCATCGGGCGCCGCTCCCCCGAGAAGCTGTTCAAGATCATCGACCTGCACGACGCTCTCTCCGACCTGTTGCCTGACATCTCCGACATCTTTGCAGCCTCCAAGGCCGCGGAATCGATATACGTGCAGGCTGCTGAGATCAGGTCGCGGCTGGCAGACGCCGTGCGCGGTATACTCTCGGAGTTTGAGAACGCGGTGCTCCGCGACCCGTCCAAGACTCCGGTGCCAGGCGGTACCATCCACCCGCTCACTCGCTATGTTATGAATTACAGCAGCCTCATTTCGGACTACAAGACCACGCTCTCTGAGCTGATCATCTCGCGGCCATCAGCTAGCTCCAGGATTGCTACTGAGGGCAATGAGGCAGCACCGGCCTTCCCTGATCTTGACCTGCCTGATCCTGACAGCCAGTTGCCCCTTGCTGCTCATCTTATCTGGATTATTGTTGTTCTTGAACACAACCTTGAGAGCAAGGCATCACTCTACAAGGATGCCGCACTGTCTCATTTGTTCCTCATGAACAATGTGCACTATATCGTGCACAAGGTAAAGGATTCAGCTGAGCTTCGGGGGCTAATTGGGGATGAGTATTTGAGGCGACTCACAGGGAAGTTCCGGCAGGCAGCCACAAGCTACCAGCGAACTGCATGGTTGAAGATCCTGAATTGTCTCAGGGATGAGGGCCTCCATGTTAGTGGCGGCTTTTCGTCTGGGATATCCAAATCGGCACTAAGGGAGCGATTCAAAGCATTCAATGCTGCATTTGAGGAAGCACACAGGATCCAGTCCACCTGGTATGTGCCAGACACACAGCTGAGAGAAGAGCTTAGGATCTCAATTTCAGAGAAGCTGCTCCCAGCATATCGATCCTTCCTTGGAAGGTTTCGCCATCACATAGAGAACGGCAGGCACCCAGAGTTGTACATCAAGTACTCAGTTGAGGATCTTGAGATAGCAATGGCAGATTTCTTTGAGGGAGCTCCACCATCGCCACATAACAGGAGGAGATCTCACGGATGA
- the LOC117844986 gene encoding photosystem I chlorophyll a/b-binding protein 6, chloroplastic isoform X2, giving the protein MALSAGSFAACSLQPRASVRACHAPRPAQPPPLQGPTAVSFTRKTGRRVNATKGVSAVCEPLGPDRPLWFPGSTPPPWLDGSLPGDFGFDPLGLGSEPELLRWFAQAELMHGRWAMLAAVGILIPDLLARWGFIDAGFSWFDAGSRDYFADPWTLFVSQMALMGWAEGRRWADLLNPGCVDIEPDFPNRKKPVPDVGYPGGLWFDWANWGRGSPEPVMVLRTKEIKNGRLAMLAFVGFWFQAVYTGQGPIDNLLAHLADPGHCNVFSAFTSH; this is encoded by the exons ATGGCTCTATCCGCCGGCTCGTTCGCGGCATGCAGCCTCCAGCCAAG AGCTAGCGTTCGGGCGTGCCATGCCCCGAGGccggcgcagccgccgccgctgcagggTCCTACCGCGGTGTCGTTCACGAGGAAGACGGGGCGCCGGGTGAACGCGACCAAGGGCGTGTCCGCCGTGTGCGAGCCGCTGGGGCCCGACCGCCCGCTTTGGTTCCCCGGCAGCACCCCTCCCCCGTGGCTCGACGGCAG CCTCCCCGGGGACTTTGGATTTGACCCTCTCGGACTAG GGTCGGAGCCGGAGCTGCTGCGGTGGTTTGCGCAGGCGGAGCTGATGCACGGGCGGTGGGCGAtgctggcggcggtggggatCCTGATCCCGGACCTCCTGGCGCGGTGGGGCTTCATCGACGCCGGCTTCTCGTGGTTCGACGCCGGGTCCCGCGACTACTTCGCCGACCCCTGGACGCTCTTCGTCTCGCAGATGGCGCTCATGGGGTGGGCGGAGGGCCGGCGGTGGGCGGACCTCCTCAACCCCGGCTGCGTCGACATCGAGCCGGACTTCCCCAACCGCAAGAAGCCGGTGCCCGACGTCGGGTACCCCGGTGGGCTGTGGTTCGACTGGGCCAACTGGGGCCGCGGGTCACCCGAGCCCGTCATGGTGCTGCGCACCAAGGAGATCAAGAACGGCCGCCTCGCCATGCTCGCATTCGTCGGCTTCTGGTTCCAGGCCGTGTACACCGGGCAGGGGCCCATCGACAACCTCCTCGCGCACCTCGCCGACCCCGGCCACTGCAACGTCTTCTCG GCGTTCACGTCCCACTGA
- the LOC117844984 gene encoding probable polygalacturonase, producing MLETAAVSSPRAAAAAVTAAGAAAAAAAAASTAVSSPRRGGGGAAHHHRRWAPAPYRACLVALWLVGFALVFLWQSTSVGRVRLYTRPPMPKRAASSSMGQWVASPPVYDLREFGAFGDGRTVNTAAFEAAVAAIAERGGGRLTVPVGRWLTAPFNLTSRMTLFLAAGAEILGVQDERYWPLMSPLPSYGYGREHKGPRYGSLIHGQDLKDVTITGNNGTINGQGQSWWVKFRRKQLNHTRGPLVQLMRSSNIIISNITLRDSPFWTLHTYDCKNVTISEATILAPIAGAPNTDGIDPDSCENVVIKNCYISVGDDGIAIKSGWDQYGIAYGRPSANIIIQNVVIRSMVSAGVSIGSEMSGGVSNVLVENVHVWDSRRGVRIKTAPGRGAYVSNISYRNISLEHVRVGIVIKTDYNEHPDEGFNPKAMPIIENISYTSIHGQGVRVPVRIQGSAEIPVKNVTFQDMSVGIVDRKHHVFQCSFVQGQVIGYVFPVPCKNLDVYNERRELVKQSTFQNISDIDYSF from the exons ATGCTGGAGACGGCGGCCGTCTCCTccccccgcgccgcggccgcggcagtcactgccgccggggcggcggcggcggcggcggcggcggcgtcgacggccgTCTCCTCCCCGCGTCGGGGTGGGGGCGGCGCCGCGCACCACCACCGGCGTTGGGCGCCGGCCCCGTACAGGGCGTGCCTGGTCGCGCTCTGGCTGGTGGGCTTCGCGCTCGTCTTCCTGTGGCAGAGCACCTCCGTGGGCCGCGTGCGGCTCTACACGCGCCCGCCCATGCCCAAgcgcgcggcgtcgtcgtcgatgGGGCAGTGGGTGGCCTCCCCGCCCGTGTACGATCTGAGGGAGTTCGGGGCGTTCGGGGACGGGCGGACGGTGAACACGGCCGCGTTCGAGGCGGCGGTCGCGGCGATCGCCGAGAGGGGCGGCGGGAGGCTCACCGTGCCCGTCGGCCGGTGGCTCACCGCGCCGTTCAACCTCACCAGCCGCATGACGCTattcctcgccgccggcgctgagATCCTGGGGGTCCAG GATGAAAGATATTGGCCATTAATGTCGCCATTACCATCATATGGGTATGGAAGAGAGCACAAGGGACCTCGATACGGAAGCCTTATACACGGTCAAGACCTTAAGGATGTGACTATTACAG GCAATAACGGTACCATAAATGGACAAGGTCAAAGCTGGTGGGTAAAATTTCGGAGAAAACAGCTTAATCACACAAGGGGTCCTCTAGTCCAGCTCATGCGATCAAGTAACATTATCATTTCGAATATCACTCTTCGTGATTCTCCCTTCTGGACTCTTCACACATACGACTGCAAGAATGTTACTATCTCAGAAGCTACAATATTGGCTCCAATTGCTGGAGCTCCAAATACTGATGGGATAGATCCAG ATTCTTGTGAAAATGTGGTCATAAAAAATTGCTATATTTCTGTTGGTGATGATGGGATAGCTATAAAGAGTGGTTGGGATCAATATGGAATTGCGTATGGGCGTCCATCTGCTAATATTATTATTCAGAATGTTGTAATCCGCTCCATGGTCAG TGCCGGTGTATCGATAGGAAGCGAGATGTCTGGTGGTGTCTCAAATGTTTTGGTAGAGAATGTTCATGTTTGGGATTCACGGCGGGGTGTGAGGATAAAGACTGCCCCTGGAAGAGGGGCCTATGTAAGCAACATTTCGTATCGGAACATAAGCTTAGAGCATGTCCGTGTCGGTATTGTCATAAAGACAGACTACAATGAGCATCCAGATGAAGGCTTCAACCCTAAGGCCATGCCCATCATCGAGAACATTTCTTACACTTCAATCCACGGGCAGGGTGTGCGCGTACCTGTCAGGATACAGGGAAGCGCAGAGATCCCCGTGAAGAATGTTACGTTCCAAGACATGTCAGTGGGTATAGTAGACAGGAAGCACCATGTGTTCCAGTGCTCCTTCGTCCAGGGGCAGGTCATTGGCTATGTTTTCCCCGTGCCTTGCAAGAACCTGGACGTGTACAACGAGCGGCGTGAGTTGGTCAAACAATCGACGTTTCAGAACATTTCTGATATCGACTACAGTTTTTGA
- the LOC117844986 gene encoding photosystem I chlorophyll a/b-binding protein 6, chloroplastic isoform X1 has translation MALSAGSFAACSLQPSRASVRACHAPRPAQPPPLQGPTAVSFTRKTGRRVNATKGVSAVCEPLGPDRPLWFPGSTPPPWLDGSLPGDFGFDPLGLGSEPELLRWFAQAELMHGRWAMLAAVGILIPDLLARWGFIDAGFSWFDAGSRDYFADPWTLFVSQMALMGWAEGRRWADLLNPGCVDIEPDFPNRKKPVPDVGYPGGLWFDWANWGRGSPEPVMVLRTKEIKNGRLAMLAFVGFWFQAVYTGQGPIDNLLAHLADPGHCNVFSAFTSH, from the exons ATGGCTCTATCCGCCGGCTCGTTCGCGGCATGCAGCCTCCAGCCAAG CAGAGCTAGCGTTCGGGCGTGCCATGCCCCGAGGccggcgcagccgccgccgctgcagggTCCTACCGCGGTGTCGTTCACGAGGAAGACGGGGCGCCGGGTGAACGCGACCAAGGGCGTGTCCGCCGTGTGCGAGCCGCTGGGGCCCGACCGCCCGCTTTGGTTCCCCGGCAGCACCCCTCCCCCGTGGCTCGACGGCAG CCTCCCCGGGGACTTTGGATTTGACCCTCTCGGACTAG GGTCGGAGCCGGAGCTGCTGCGGTGGTTTGCGCAGGCGGAGCTGATGCACGGGCGGTGGGCGAtgctggcggcggtggggatCCTGATCCCGGACCTCCTGGCGCGGTGGGGCTTCATCGACGCCGGCTTCTCGTGGTTCGACGCCGGGTCCCGCGACTACTTCGCCGACCCCTGGACGCTCTTCGTCTCGCAGATGGCGCTCATGGGGTGGGCGGAGGGCCGGCGGTGGGCGGACCTCCTCAACCCCGGCTGCGTCGACATCGAGCCGGACTTCCCCAACCGCAAGAAGCCGGTGCCCGACGTCGGGTACCCCGGTGGGCTGTGGTTCGACTGGGCCAACTGGGGCCGCGGGTCACCCGAGCCCGTCATGGTGCTGCGCACCAAGGAGATCAAGAACGGCCGCCTCGCCATGCTCGCATTCGTCGGCTTCTGGTTCCAGGCCGTGTACACCGGGCAGGGGCCCATCGACAACCTCCTCGCGCACCTCGCCGACCCCGGCCACTGCAACGTCTTCTCG GCGTTCACGTCCCACTGA